One genomic region from Streptomyces sp. NBC_00457 encodes:
- a CDS encoding MFS transporter, producing the protein MTSTLQPANPTEAVKRPGRWLALAVLVLAVLLVAVDATVLGLATPYISEDLKPTGNQLLWIGDVYSFVIAGLLVSMGSLGDRIGRKRILLIGATAFGAISVLNAYATTPELMIAARALLGVAGATLMPATLALIRNLFHDPRERSLAVGIWGATASAGTAIGPIVGGFLLEHFWWGSVFLINLPVMAVLVLVGIKMLPESRNPNPGPWDLLSVVLSLVGMVALVYAVKEAASHGLTWETVAAAVLGLASLYGFVRRQLTLPTPLLDMRLFRNRGFSGAVLADLLTIFGLSGLVFFLSQYLQLVQGRRPFEAGLAELPAAIGAVAAGLIAGRAARRFSVRTVVSGGLAAVGLALAALTVIDQSTGYPLLGAALLVVGIGAGFAFTVTADVILSSVPKEEAGAASAVSETAYELGAALGIALLGSIVTGVYRDFAGPTGTPEAAHESLGGAVEAAAGMPAQTSAAMLDAARQSFVDGLALAAGAGAAVLLAAAVAAWFMLRNQRLENRP; encoded by the coding sequence ATGACCAGCACCCTGCAGCCGGCGAACCCGACCGAGGCGGTGAAGCGCCCCGGCCGTTGGCTCGCGCTGGCCGTCCTCGTGCTCGCCGTGCTGCTGGTGGCCGTCGACGCGACCGTCCTCGGCCTGGCGACCCCCTACATCAGTGAGGATCTGAAGCCCACGGGCAACCAGCTCCTGTGGATCGGTGACGTCTACTCGTTCGTGATCGCCGGTCTGCTCGTCTCCATGGGCAGCCTCGGCGACCGCATCGGCCGCAAGCGCATCCTGCTCATCGGCGCCACGGCGTTCGGCGCGATATCCGTGCTCAACGCCTACGCGACGACCCCGGAGCTGATGATCGCGGCCCGGGCGCTGCTCGGTGTCGCGGGCGCGACGCTGATGCCCGCCACACTCGCCCTGATCCGCAACCTCTTCCACGACCCGCGCGAACGCAGCCTCGCCGTCGGCATATGGGGCGCCACCGCTTCCGCGGGCACCGCGATCGGCCCGATCGTGGGCGGCTTCCTGCTCGAACACTTCTGGTGGGGCTCGGTCTTCCTGATCAACCTGCCCGTGATGGCGGTCCTGGTCCTCGTCGGCATCAAGATGCTGCCGGAGTCACGCAATCCGAACCCCGGTCCCTGGGACCTGCTCAGCGTCGTGCTGTCGCTCGTCGGCATGGTCGCGCTCGTGTACGCCGTGAAGGAAGCCGCGAGCCACGGCCTCACCTGGGAGACGGTCGCCGCCGCCGTGCTGGGCCTGGCGTCGCTGTACGGCTTCGTACGGCGCCAACTCACCCTGCCCACACCTCTGCTGGACATGCGGCTCTTCCGCAACCGCGGCTTCAGCGGGGCCGTCCTGGCCGACCTGCTGACCATCTTCGGCCTGTCCGGCCTGGTGTTCTTCCTCTCGCAGTACCTGCAACTCGTCCAGGGCCGACGCCCGTTCGAGGCAGGTTTGGCCGAACTGCCCGCCGCCATCGGCGCGGTGGCCGCCGGCCTGATCGCCGGCCGCGCGGCCCGCCGATTCTCCGTACGCACCGTCGTCTCCGGGGGCCTCGCGGCAGTCGGCCTCGCCCTGGCCGCCCTCACGGTCATCGACCAGTCCACCGGCTACCCCCTCCTCGGCGCCGCCCTGCTCGTCGTAGGCATCGGCGCGGGTTTCGCCTTCACCGTCACCGCAGACGTCATCCTCTCCAGCGTGCCGAAGGAGGAGGCAGGCGCGGCATCGGCGGTCTCCGAAACGGCATACGAACTCGGCGCGGCCCTGGGAATCGCTCTGCTGGGCTCGATCGTGACGGGCGTGTACCGGGACTTCGCAGGCCCGACGGGCACACCGGAAGCGGCCCACGAATCCCTCGGCGGCGCGGTGGAGGCGGCAGCGGGGATGCCCGCACAAACGTCTGCGGCAATGCTGGACGCGGCCCGGCAATCCTTCGTAGACGGCCTGGCCCTGGCGGCAGGCGCAGGTGCGGCAGTCCTACTCGCAGCGGCAGTAGCAGCATGGTTCATGCTCCGAAACCAACGGCTGGAAAATCGCCCTTAA